One genomic window of Candidatus Melainabacteria bacterium includes the following:
- the smpB gene encoding SsrA-binding protein SmpB, whose product MAKVADKSKATKDDKPVVKTVADNRRARHEYHLIETFEAGIALVGTEVKSIRQGRANLADAFARIEDGELWLYNCHISPYDHGNRFNHDPLRRRKLLMHARQILKMKQQMQEKGLTLIPLKLVFKGNLCKVDLALAKGKHLYDKRESIAKKDSNRQLERLMKRNG is encoded by the coding sequence ATGGCTAAGGTAGCCGATAAATCCAAGGCGACCAAGGACGACAAGCCGGTTGTTAAAACCGTTGCCGACAATAGACGAGCACGCCATGAATATCACCTGATCGAAACCTTCGAAGCTGGGATTGCGCTTGTCGGAACCGAGGTCAAGTCGATTCGGCAGGGGCGAGCCAATCTGGCTGATGCCTTTGCGCGCATCGAGGACGGGGAGCTCTGGCTATATAACTGCCATATATCTCCTTATGACCATGGCAATCGTTTCAACCACGATCCGCTCAGAAGGCGTAAACTGCTAATGCACGCCCGACAAATATTGAAAATGAAGCAGCAAATGCAGGAAAAGGGTCTAACGCTGATTCCTCTCAAGCTCGTCTTCAAAGGAAACCTGTGCAAAGTCGATCTCGCCCTGGCAAAAGGTAAGCACCTTTATGACAAACGTGAGTCGATTGCTAAAAAAGACAGCAACCGTCAATTGGAACGACTAATGAAGAGGAATGGCTAG
- a CDS encoding GNAT family N-acetyltransferase produces the protein MIKIEPLFATDCTQTRALLRHQNEPMPYESFCAEEALSLRGLTFWQHWMPCRMHMAPSVYIAKEDGVVLGLISLRTLGRSRACWRIDHLVVHPNHRGRGIAQELLKFAFALFGSQGVSHFIAEVSDQNSAALNLMGNCGFRRCAKVTEYQVPSDFSEPILTDETSHFRLAMPEDKLRLYQLHQDALPPDHRLIYEWSPEDFAISDLPVENFDRTIKRLIKGKTWFWVSQDSERKALTSAVRVTAHQEGDYHLEFAVHPGYLHMAEEIVIFTLGMMKRAGMRGVINAKGYDYQAAVVEALEKAGLERAGTFSLLAREHWMRAKKPRTLRLDKSVSLAPIPAPAVNLPRTARRGGES, from the coding sequence ATGATAAAAATTGAGCCGTTATTTGCCACTGATTGCACCCAGACAAGGGCGCTGCTCAGGCATCAGAACGAGCCGATGCCATACGAGAGCTTCTGCGCCGAAGAAGCCCTGAGCCTGCGTGGTCTGACGTTCTGGCAACACTGGATGCCCTGCCGGATGCACATGGCACCCTCCGTCTATATCGCCAAGGAAGATGGCGTCGTTCTGGGTCTGATTTCATTACGCACTCTTGGCAGATCCCGCGCCTGCTGGCGCATCGATCATCTCGTTGTGCACCCCAACCACCGCGGGCGCGGCATCGCGCAAGAATTGCTCAAGTTCGCCTTCGCCCTCTTCGGCAGCCAGGGCGTCAGCCACTTCATCGCCGAAGTTTCCGATCAAAATTCCGCCGCTTTGAATTTGATGGGAAATTGCGGCTTCCGCCGTTGTGCAAAAGTGACTGAATATCAGGTGCCGTCTGACTTTTCCGAACCAATTCTGACTGACGAAACCAGCCACTTTCGGCTTGCCATGCCGGAAGACAAGCTCCGACTCTATCAGTTGCATCAAGACGCCCTCCCTCCCGACCATCGCCTAATTTATGAATGGTCTCCGGAAGATTTTGCAATCTCAGATCTTCCCGTCGAAAATTTCGACCGCACAATCAAGCGCTTGATAAAAGGCAAGACATGGTTCTGGGTATCGCAAGACAGCGAACGAAAAGCGCTCACCTCGGCAGTGCGAGTCACGGCTCACCAGGAAGGCGACTACCATCTGGAATTCGCAGTGCATCCAGGTTATCTGCATATGGCTGAAGAAATCGTCATCTTCACTCTTGGCATGATGAAGCGCGCCGGTATGCGCGGAGTCATTAATGCGAAAGGTTACGACTACCAGGCGGCAGTCGTAGAAGCGCTTGAAAAGGCTGGTCTCGAACGCGCTGGAACGTTTTCATTGCTGGCCAGAGAACACTGGATGCGAGCGAAAAAGCCACGCACACTTCGATTAGACAAGAGTGTTTCACTCGCTCCGATTCCCGCCCCTGCCGTCAACCTGCCAAGAACAGCCAGACGCGGCGGAGAATCCTGA
- a CDS encoding 30S ribosomal protein S12, whose translation MPTINQLIRRERAKVTYKTKSPALKSCPQRRGVCTQVKTTTPKKPNSALRKIARVRLTNGTEITAYIPGVGHNLQEHSVVLVRGGRVKDLPGVRYHIVRGALDTAGVKDRMQSRSKYGTKRPKPGAAAAAGAKKK comes from the coding sequence GTGCCGACCATCAATCAACTTATCCGCAGAGAGCGCGCGAAAGTGACTTACAAAACCAAGTCACCAGCGCTCAAGTCTTGCCCGCAGCGCCGTGGCGTTTGCACTCAAGTCAAGACCACTACGCCAAAGAAGCCGAATTCAGCGCTTCGTAAAATTGCTCGTGTGCGCCTGACAAATGGCACCGAAATCACCGCCTACATCCCGGGTGTCGGCCACAATCTCCAGGAGCACAGTGTCGTGCTCGTAAGAGGTGGTCGTGTTAAGGACCTTCCGGGCGTCAGATATCACATCGTGCGCGGAGCACTCGACACCGCCGGTGTCAAAGACAGAATGCAGTCACGCTCCAAGTACGGCACCAAACGTCCAAAACCAGGCGCAGCAGCAGCCGCCGGCGCCAAGAAGAAGTAA
- a CDS encoding 30S ribosomal protein S7, producing MSRRNSPEKRVPEADPVFGSQLVQRFINRMMQRGKLSTAQRAFYDSLNILKERSKQQEPMDVFNKAVKNVTPLVEVKARRVGGSTYQVPVEVKQSRGVALATQWIITNSRKRPGRTFAERLSAELLDASNGAGNSVRKKDETHKMAEANKAFAHYRY from the coding sequence ATGTCACGCAGAAACAGCCCAGAAAAACGTGTTCCCGAAGCGGATCCAGTATTTGGAAGCCAGCTTGTACAGCGCTTCATCAATAGAATGATGCAACGCGGCAAACTCAGCACCGCGCAGAGAGCATTCTATGACTCCCTCAATATCCTTAAAGAAAGAAGCAAACAGCAAGAGCCGATGGACGTTTTCAACAAGGCTGTGAAGAACGTTACTCCGCTCGTCGAAGTAAAAGCACGCCGCGTCGGCGGTTCGACTTATCAAGTTCCTGTTGAAGTGAAGCAGTCACGCGGTGTCGCGCTCGCCACCCAGTGGATCATCACCAACAGCAGAAAGCGCCCAGGTCGTACATTCGCAGAACGCCTTTCTGCAGAATTGCTCGACGCATCGAACGGTGCTGGCAACTCAGTTAGAAAGAAAGACGAAACCCACAAAATGGCCGAAGCCAACAAAGCTTTCGCTCACTACCGGTACTAA
- the fusA gene encoding elongation factor G, translated as MDTSTSERKPNAVQSTRTVALKDIRNMGIAAHIDAGKTTTTERILFYSGLIHKVGEVHEGTSVTDWMEQEKERGITITAAAITSNWRGKRINLIDTPGHVDFTVEVERSMRVLDGVIIVLCAVGGVQPQTATVWKQANRYEVPRMIFINKMDRSGADFYKVVSQVKEQLPGMHSTWANAHPIQLPIGAESEFVGIIDLLETKAIMYEEDDPMGKKFRDEPIPESMREQAEEYRQKLVDAIVETDDELMEKYLEGATEFTVDELRAALRRAVCANKIIPVLCGSAFKNKGVQPLLDAIVDLLPSPEDVAAIKGVTPDGAESLRAPDDTAPFAALAFKVMNDPFVGKLTFLRVYSGTLAAGSYVQNSTKGKRERISRLVQLQADDRTDVAEAFAGDIVAAVGLKDTTTGDTLCADGHPIILESMKFPDPVISVAIEPKTKADSDKLGVSLGRLAEEDPTFKVRVDHETGQTIIAGMGELHLEIIVDRLLREFKVEANVGKPQVAYRETIKKQVKQEGKFVRQSGGRGQYGHVVIELEPTEPGEGFVFVNKIVGGVIPKEYIPGVEAGIREALQGGVLAGYPIIDIKTTLVFGSYHEVDSSEMAFRIAGSMALKEGFMKAKPILLEPIMKVEVDVPEEFMGDVIGDISSRRGRIEGMDTADKLSKVRATVPLSEMFGYATDIRNKTRGQGTFVMEFLHYEEVPAAIAETVIKGKQASDKA; from the coding sequence ATGGACACTTCCACCAGCGAAAGGAAACCCAACGCCGTGCAATCCACTAGAACCGTAGCACTCAAAGACATCCGCAACATGGGTATTGCTGCGCACATCGATGCCGGCAAGACAACGACGACCGAACGTATCTTGTTTTACTCTGGGTTGATCCACAAGGTAGGCGAAGTGCATGAAGGCACCAGCGTCACTGACTGGATGGAACAGGAAAAAGAGCGCGGTATCACAATCACCGCCGCAGCTATCACGAGCAACTGGCGCGGAAAGCGCATCAACTTGATCGACACCCCCGGACACGTTGACTTCACAGTCGAAGTAGAACGCTCGATGCGCGTTCTCGACGGTGTAATCATCGTTCTCTGCGCAGTGGGCGGCGTTCAGCCTCAGACTGCAACTGTCTGGAAGCAAGCCAATCGCTACGAAGTTCCTCGCATGATCTTCATCAACAAGATGGACCGCTCAGGAGCCGACTTCTATAAAGTAGTTTCACAAGTGAAAGAGCAACTGCCTGGAATGCATTCCACATGGGCTAATGCTCACCCTATTCAGCTGCCAATCGGCGCTGAAAGCGAATTTGTCGGCATTATCGATCTTCTCGAAACCAAAGCGATCATGTACGAAGAAGATGATCCAATGGGCAAGAAGTTCCGCGACGAGCCGATTCCAGAAAGCATGCGCGAGCAAGCCGAAGAATACAGACAGAAATTGGTCGACGCCATCGTCGAAACAGACGATGAACTGATGGAGAAATACCTCGAAGGCGCCACTGAATTCACAGTTGATGAGTTGCGCGCTGCTCTGCGCCGCGCTGTCTGCGCCAACAAAATCATTCCTGTTCTCTGCGGTTCAGCCTTCAAAAACAAAGGTGTACAGCCACTTCTCGACGCTATTGTCGACCTGTTGCCTTCACCTGAAGACGTTGCAGCGATCAAAGGCGTCACTCCTGACGGTGCAGAATCACTGCGCGCACCAGACGACACCGCCCCATTTGCAGCTCTCGCTTTCAAGGTCATGAACGACCCGTTCGTAGGCAAACTGACATTCTTGCGTGTCTACTCAGGCACGCTGGCTGCCGGCTCGTACGTGCAGAACAGCACTAAGGGCAAGCGTGAGCGCATCAGCCGACTGGTTCAGTTGCAGGCAGACGACAGAACAGACGTGGCAGAAGCATTCGCTGGAGACATCGTTGCCGCCGTCGGTCTGAAAGACACGACAACCGGTGACACACTCTGCGCTGATGGTCACCCGATCATTCTCGAATCAATGAAGTTCCCTGACCCAGTTATCTCGGTTGCTATCGAACCGAAGACTAAAGCTGACTCAGACAAGCTCGGCGTCTCACTGGGACGTCTGGCTGAAGAAGACCCTACCTTCAAAGTTAGAGTCGATCACGAAACTGGTCAGACAATCATTGCCGGAATGGGCGAACTCCACCTGGAAATCATTGTCGATCGTCTCTTGAGGGAATTCAAAGTGGAAGCCAACGTTGGTAAACCACAAGTTGCCTACCGCGAAACCATCAAGAAACAAGTCAAGCAAGAAGGCAAGTTCGTTCGTCAGTCAGGTGGTCGTGGTCAATACGGTCACGTTGTCATCGAACTCGAACCAACTGAACCAGGCGAAGGCTTCGTATTCGTCAACAAGATTGTTGGCGGTGTGATCCCGAAAGAATACATTCCAGGTGTTGAAGCTGGTATCAGAGAAGCTCTGCAAGGCGGCGTACTGGCGGGCTACCCGATCATCGACATCAAAACAACACTGGTCTTCGGTTCATATCACGAAGTTGACTCGTCTGAAATGGCGTTCAGAATCGCTGGCTCTATGGCTCTCAAAGAGGGCTTCATGAAGGCTAAGCCTATTCTGCTCGAACCGATCATGAAAGTGGAAGTAGACGTTCCTGAAGAATTCATGGGCGACGTCATCGGTGACATTTCCTCACGCCGCGGAAGAATTGAAGGCATGGATACTGCCGACAAACTCTCCAAGGTTCGCGCTACCGTTCCTCTCTCTGAGATGTTCGGTTATGCCACCGACATCCGCAACAAGACCCGTGGTCAAGGCACGTTCGTAATGGAATTCCTTCACTATGAAGAAGTACCTGCTGCGATTGCTGAAACCGTTATCAAGGGCAAACAAGCATCAGATAAGGCTTAA
- a CDS encoding DNA ligase, giving the protein MPDIEDGETVEIKGSAKDPYQLRNVGGVYSCTCPAWRNQSTAIERRTCKHLRQYCGEDAEKARLGGELPTSASRPRRTANSNSTTPTGMGSSDSGNAVSGPPILLAHSWTSDIDLTGWWMSEKLDGVRAYWDGEKFVSRQGNVYHAPDWFIEDLPRDVHLDGELWLSRKGFQRAVSIVRRQDKSDHWKEITYLVFDAPKIDDVFEARMAFVSQLLDESQPKYARPHTHERCKGTDHLREELARVEELGGEGLMLRKPSSKYEIGRSFSLLKVKSMHDAEARVIEHLPGTGKHQGRLGALSVELANGIKFSIGTGFSDAERNNPPPIGSVVTFRYQELSDRGVPRFPAYVRMRTDIEHVPAIVERETAAVSNAVQLAEAVPAGTAVATKPRMFEFSEGTSNKFWEVVLQGSSVTVRFGKIGTAGMTKPKSFPTDQAAKKYYDDLIVEKIGKGYCEVGGT; this is encoded by the coding sequence ATGCCGGACATCGAGGATGGCGAAACCGTTGAAATTAAAGGATCGGCTAAAGATCCCTATCAGCTGCGTAATGTGGGTGGAGTTTATTCTTGCACCTGCCCGGCATGGCGCAATCAATCGACTGCCATCGAACGTCGCACCTGCAAACATCTGCGCCAGTATTGTGGCGAGGATGCAGAAAAGGCACGGCTTGGAGGTGAACTCCCGACAAGCGCATCTCGTCCTCGCCGAACAGCGAATTCAAATTCGACGACGCCAACTGGCATGGGCAGTTCCGATTCAGGCAATGCAGTTTCTGGACCGCCGATTTTATTGGCTCACAGCTGGACTTCAGATATAGACCTGACAGGCTGGTGGATGAGTGAAAAACTTGATGGGGTGCGCGCTTACTGGGACGGCGAAAAATTCGTTTCCAGGCAGGGAAACGTTTATCACGCCCCCGATTGGTTCATAGAAGATTTGCCTCGAGATGTTCACCTCGATGGTGAGCTGTGGTTGTCTCGCAAAGGATTTCAACGAGCCGTCAGCATCGTGCGTCGGCAGGATAAGAGTGACCACTGGAAGGAAATTACTTACCTCGTTTTCGATGCGCCCAAGATTGACGACGTTTTTGAGGCGCGTATGGCCTTTGTTTCGCAGTTGCTTGACGAATCTCAGCCAAAATATGCCCGTCCTCATACTCACGAACGATGTAAAGGCACCGATCATCTTCGTGAGGAACTCGCACGAGTCGAGGAACTTGGTGGTGAAGGTTTGATGCTGAGAAAGCCATCGTCGAAGTACGAAATCGGTCGTTCCTTTTCGTTGTTGAAAGTGAAAAGTATGCACGACGCTGAAGCTCGTGTCATCGAACATTTACCTGGTACTGGTAAACATCAAGGAAGGCTGGGTGCACTGTCAGTCGAACTGGCCAATGGTATCAAATTCTCCATCGGTACTGGTTTTTCTGACGCTGAGAGAAACAACCCTCCGCCCATCGGAAGCGTCGTAACCTTTCGCTATCAGGAATTGTCCGATCGTGGTGTTCCGCGTTTCCCGGCCTATGTCAGAATGCGAACCGATATCGAACACGTGCCCGCCATTGTTGAGCGAGAGACAGCCGCGGTATCAAATGCGGTGCAGTTGGCCGAGGCTGTGCCTGCTGGAACTGCCGTCGCGACTAAACCTCGTATGTTCGAGTTTTCTGAGGGCACATCGAATAAATTCTGGGAAGTCGTATTGCAGGGCAGCAGTGTTACTGTTCGTTTTGGCAAAATTGGCACCGCTGGGATGACAAAACCAAAATCTTTCCCCACCGATCAAGCTGCTAAAAAGTACTATGACGACCTGATTGTAGAAAAGATCGGCAAAGGGTATTGCGAAGTTGGTGGAACCTAG
- a CDS encoding tetratricopeptide repeat protein, with translation MATILHNRAVPFGRIIFAGSLLLSCISVFSGQFCVAAAPEQRRQFVNYELLLNASQLNKYEEYDKALTLLNRYISMNKDDARAYYQRAVAYRSQEKYDQAISDLNSALKLKPLYEAALYERARTFENMGHSEKAIPDYTSCLKITPADNDTVSHRAAAFARIKQYQKAIDDYTTIIKRVPEDEDSLRSRGDVYYQMGNYKQAVRDYTESIKQQNDVALTYNSRAMAYLKLGNKDAAARDFAKARELGYVEHNQQPR, from the coding sequence ATGGCAACAATTTTGCATAATCGAGCAGTCCCATTCGGTCGAATTATTTTTGCTGGTTCGCTTCTTCTAAGTTGTATTTCCGTTTTTTCTGGACAGTTCTGTGTGGCAGCCGCACCTGAACAAAGACGACAGTTTGTGAACTATGAGCTACTTCTCAATGCCAGTCAGCTGAATAAATATGAAGAATACGATAAGGCTTTGACTCTTTTGAATAGGTACATCTCTATGAACAAGGACGATGCCAGAGCTTACTATCAGCGTGCAGTAGCTTATCGTTCTCAGGAAAAGTACGATCAGGCGATCAGTGATTTAAATTCGGCCCTGAAATTGAAGCCCCTTTACGAAGCTGCTCTGTACGAGCGAGCCAGGACTTTTGAGAATATGGGTCATTCGGAAAAAGCGATTCCTGACTATACGAGCTGCCTCAAGATTACTCCTGCCGATAACGACACCGTTTCGCATCGCGCCGCTGCTTTTGCACGTATAAAGCAGTATCAAAAGGCAATCGACGATTACACAACCATCATCAAGAGAGTGCCTGAAGATGAAGACTCGCTTCGGTCGCGTGGCGATGTTTATTATCAAATGGGAAACTACAAACAGGCTGTGCGGGACTATACCGAATCAATCAAGCAGCAGAATGATGTCGCGCTGACCTACAATTCACGAGCCATGGCTTATTTGAAACTTGGCAATAAGGATGCTGCCGCGAGAGACTTTGCGAAAGCCAGAGAGCTGGGTTACGTTGAGCATAACCAACAGCCGCGATGA
- a CDS encoding Bcr/CflA family efflux MFS transporter, which yields MTDCAISEEERNAAPKKRVYGNMDKHSFWFTLFLVSLGVLPPLSIDMGLPALDLIASNLHTTDRTSAMTLSLFLIGFAVAPIFCGPLSDRYGRRPVLLSGCAAFALAAAGCTFAPNIQTLLICRTIQGLGSGAATVLNTALVRDLFEGQEARARLAQVGAIRSFAPMIAPSIGAWILTMGTWRHIYCLLFLLGTAIFFVVNFCFAESAKLNKAPLTVQALWNEYMQVFKHRQSFGFAMMNALYFGAVFGYVTNSPLLMMQHFGLSNQQFGYLFAAVSFGIMTGAFSNGQLNKRKISPVLSINFALVLALISVVSICCLTITGIASPVTLFPALFLFTFAYGMLSPSVAHGCIDPLPRIAGVVSAVMAFSQMVVGALGGVIVSYLYDGHSPWALASTMLFFVIASVCTYVFVVRPVVRFGIVSEQGNTPKR from the coding sequence ATGACCGACTGCGCAATCTCGGAAGAAGAAAGAAATGCGGCGCCGAAAAAGCGTGTCTATGGAAACATGGATAAGCACTCCTTCTGGTTCACTCTCTTTCTAGTAAGCCTGGGAGTACTGCCACCGCTTTCCATAGACATGGGCTTGCCGGCGCTCGACTTAATAGCAAGTAATCTGCATACTACCGATCGCACCTCAGCAATGACGTTGAGTTTGTTCTTGATTGGTTTCGCTGTTGCTCCAATTTTTTGTGGACCGCTGTCAGATCGATATGGGCGTCGTCCTGTTCTGCTTTCAGGCTGTGCCGCCTTTGCGCTGGCTGCAGCTGGATGCACTTTTGCCCCTAATATCCAGACTCTTCTTATATGTCGCACCATTCAGGGGTTGGGGTCCGGAGCTGCTACCGTTCTGAATACGGCCCTTGTGCGGGACCTCTTCGAGGGACAGGAAGCCAGGGCTCGATTGGCACAGGTGGGGGCAATTCGCAGTTTTGCTCCTATGATTGCACCGTCTATTGGAGCCTGGATCCTGACTATGGGCACGTGGCGTCACATATACTGCTTGCTTTTCTTGCTCGGTACCGCGATATTTTTCGTCGTCAATTTTTGTTTTGCTGAGTCGGCCAAACTGAATAAGGCACCGCTTACGGTGCAGGCTTTATGGAACGAATATATGCAGGTCTTCAAGCACCGCCAAAGTTTTGGATTCGCGATGATGAATGCGCTTTATTTCGGTGCAGTTTTTGGTTATGTTACTAATTCACCATTGCTGATGATGCAGCATTTTGGTCTGTCCAACCAACAATTCGGATATTTGTTTGCTGCAGTGTCGTTCGGAATCATGACTGGTGCGTTCTCAAACGGTCAGTTGAACAAGCGAAAGATCTCGCCTGTATTATCGATTAATTTTGCCCTGGTTCTTGCGCTTATCTCGGTTGTATCGATATGTTGCTTGACCATAACAGGTATTGCCAGCCCTGTGACGCTGTTTCCGGCACTGTTCCTATTCACTTTTGCTTATGGCATGCTCTCACCGTCAGTGGCTCATGGTTGCATTGATCCGCTGCCTCGTATCGCGGGAGTGGTATCGGCTGTGATGGCATTCTCGCAAATGGTAGTTGGTGCCCTGGGTGGCGTAATCGTCTCGTACTTGTATGATGGTCATTCACCCTGGGCATTGGCCTCGACGATGCTATTTTTCGTAATTGCTTCGGTCTGCACCTATGTCTTTGTTGTTAGACCGGTGGTTCGCTTTGGTATAGTGAGTGAGCAGGGAAACACGCCCAAGCGGTAA
- a CDS encoding DUF4419 domain-containing protein, protein MKLKSSAGVTFRVDDVEKSGELLEFGKTRDSIDRILRHVLDRVEEPVLACSGYNSDVVAGTVSHAFINAIHTAYARHLPLILSPDMVWITILQGLALHVHLHAEELRPILVQHSGRKEIQISMELDAHSPESAWDDAINTFASALCEESQGSAALLSDFSTTGPIEKLVSQVCLLDVFESYYEYILLSGCGFPEITLTGTADDWSNLRRKIDLLERFQIDFWLPHLRRVADIFCDAAQGRVDVETWKGMYKLPDAYGGDLINGWIVKLIPYVQNKLSGNWDLINPVLTDDGSVEHRGEIGVRSDTLPAGMSLVPFRCIDRRKGDCALMEMIGGFVGIEQDQTTGAVKPKIGWAVRHKRDQTWSSLACTRVKRKKLPLPSTVISALSEKLQRQVRAGINISGEFFELYKQCNGFSVTDSAGVTWKLHPFSKVRIISLQQEAEPATGEDSYWDPIGPWAYYLEIGAATDGSRILLSENYVRTIRTRLVFPVEIRGTDGEPVASFFGLRNFISYLTGMDP, encoded by the coding sequence ATGAAGCTAAAATCTTCAGCTGGTGTGACTTTTCGTGTGGACGATGTAGAGAAATCCGGCGAGCTGCTAGAGTTTGGAAAGACTCGCGATAGCATCGACAGAATTCTCAGGCATGTCTTAGACCGTGTTGAAGAGCCAGTTCTGGCTTGCTCTGGTTATAACTCTGATGTTGTAGCGGGAACAGTTTCTCATGCATTTATCAATGCTATTCACACGGCCTACGCCAGGCATTTACCGTTGATCTTGTCTCCGGATATGGTCTGGATAACCATTTTGCAAGGTCTGGCATTGCATGTTCATTTGCATGCTGAGGAACTGCGTCCGATACTGGTTCAGCATTCCGGGCGCAAAGAGATTCAAATTTCGATGGAACTCGATGCCCACTCCCCTGAGAGTGCCTGGGATGATGCCATTAACACGTTTGCCAGTGCCTTGTGTGAAGAATCCCAGGGAAGTGCAGCTTTGTTGAGTGATTTTTCCACGACTGGACCAATTGAGAAACTGGTTTCACAGGTCTGCTTGCTTGATGTGTTCGAATCCTATTACGAATACATACTCCTGAGCGGCTGTGGATTCCCTGAGATCACTCTGACTGGTACCGCCGACGATTGGAGTAATTTGCGTCGTAAAATCGATCTTCTGGAGCGATTCCAGATAGATTTCTGGTTGCCTCATTTGCGTCGAGTTGCTGACATTTTTTGCGATGCTGCGCAAGGTCGGGTCGATGTCGAGACCTGGAAAGGTATGTACAAACTTCCGGACGCATATGGTGGCGACCTGATCAATGGCTGGATTGTGAAGCTGATTCCATACGTACAAAACAAACTAAGCGGTAACTGGGATCTTATAAATCCGGTCCTGACAGATGACGGGTCCGTAGAGCACAGGGGCGAAATTGGTGTCAGAAGCGACACCCTTCCTGCCGGGATGTCTCTGGTCCCGTTTCGCTGCATCGATCGTCGCAAGGGCGATTGTGCGCTGATGGAGATGATCGGTGGCTTCGTGGGCATCGAGCAAGATCAAACCACAGGCGCGGTTAAACCCAAGATTGGTTGGGCTGTTCGTCATAAACGCGATCAGACATGGTCTTCTCTGGCTTGCACTCGAGTGAAAAGGAAGAAACTACCATTACCGTCTACTGTCATATCGGCTTTATCCGAAAAGTTACAGCGACAGGTGCGAGCCGGCATAAATATTTCGGGCGAGTTTTTCGAGCTGTATAAGCAATGTAATGGTTTCAGCGTCACCGACAGCGCTGGAGTCACCTGGAAGCTTCATCCCTTCAGCAAGGTCAGGATAATTTCGTTACAACAAGAGGCGGAACCCGCGACTGGCGAGGACTCATACTGGGACCCAATCGGACCTTGGGCATATTATCTCGAGATTGGCGCGGCGACAGATGGCTCTAGAATACTTCTCAGCGAAAACTACGTTAGAACGATTCGTACAAGGCTCGTGTTTCCTGTGGAAATTCGTGGCACCGATGGTGAGCCTGTCGCTAGCTTCTTTGGACTGAGGAATTTCATCAGCTACCTGACTGGAATGGACCCTTAG